A window from Pongo abelii isolate AG06213 chromosome 6, NHGRI_mPonAbe1-v2.0_pri, whole genome shotgun sequence encodes these proteins:
- the WEE2 gene encoding wee1-like protein kinase 2 yields MDDKDIDKELRQKLNFSYCEETEIEEQKKVEKSREALSQTPEKGEVQDSEAKGTPPRTPLSNVHELDTSSEKDKESPDQILRTPVSHPLKCPETPAQPDSRSKLLPSDSPSTPKSMLSRLAISPTGKLPSRGPKHLKLTPAPLKDEMTSLALVNINPFTPESYKKLFLQSGGKRKMRGDLEEAGPEEGKGGLPAKRCVLRETNMASRYEKEFLEVEKIGVGEFGTVYKCIKRLDGCVYAIKRSMKTFAELSNENSALHEVYAHAVLGHHPHVVRYYSSWAEDDHMIIQNEYCNGGSLQAAISENTKSGNHFEEPKLKDILLQISLGLNYIHNSSMVHLDIKPSNIFICHKMQSESSGVIEEVENEADWFLSANVMYKIGDLGHATSINKPKVEEGDSRFLANEILQEDYRHLPKADIFALGLTIAVAAGAESLPTNGAAWHHIRKGNFPDVPQELSESFSSLLKNMIHPDAEQRPSAAALARNTVLRPSLGKTEELQQQLNLEKFKTATLERELREAQQAQSPQGDTHHGDTGVSGTHTGSRSTKRLVGGKSARSSSFTSGEREPLR; encoded by the exons ATGGATGACAAAGATATTGACAAAGAACTAAGGCAGAAATTAAACTTTTCCTATTGTGAGGAGACTGAGATTGAAGagcagaagaaagtagaaaaaagcaGGGAGGCTTTGAGCCAAACCCCAGAGAAGGGTGAAGTGCAGGATTCAGAGGCAAAGGGTACACCACCTCGGACTCCCCTTAGCAACGTGCATGAGCTCGACACATCTTcggaaaaagataaagaaagtcCAGATCAGATTTTGAGGACTCCAGTGTCACACCCTCTCAAATGTCCTGAGACACCAGCCCAACCAGACAGCAGGAGCAAGCTGCTGCCCAGTGACAGCCCCTCTACTCCCAAA AGCATGCTGAGCCGGTTGGCGATTTCTCCAACAGGGAAGCTTCCTTCCAGAGGCCCTAAGCATTTGAAGCTCACACCTGCACCCCTCAAGGATGAGATGACCTCATTGGCTCTGGTCAATATTAATCCCTTCACTCCAGAGTcctataaaaaattatttcttcaatctGGTGGCAAGAGGAAAATGCGAGGAGATCT tgagGAAGCTGGTCCAGAGGAAGGCAAGGGAGGGCTGCCTGCCAAG aGATGTGTTTTACGAGAAACCAACATGGCTTCCCGCTATGAAAAAGAATTCTTGGAGGTCGAAAAAATTGGGGTTGGCGAATTTGGTACAGTCTACAAGTGCATTAAGAGGCTGGATGGATGTGTTTATGCAATAAAGCGCTCTATGAAAACTTTTGCAGAATTATCAAATGA GAATTCGGCTTTGCATGAAGTTTATGCTCACGCGGTGCTTGGGCATCACCCCCATGTGGTACGTTACTATTCCTCATGGGCAGAAGATGACCACATGATCATTCAGAATGAATACTGCAATG GTGGGAGTTTGCAAGCTGCTATATCTGAAAACACTAAGTCTGGCAATCATTTTGAAGAGCCAAAACTCAAGGACATCCTTCTACAGATTTCCCTTGGCCTTAATTACATCCACAACTCTAGCATGGTACACCTGGACATCAAACCTA gtaatATCTTCATTTGTCACAAGATGCAAAGTGAATCCTCTGGAGTCATAGAAGAAGTTGAAAATGAAGCTGATTGGTTTCTCTCTGCCAATGTGATGTATAAAATTG GTGACCTGGGCCACGCAACATCAATAAACAAACCCAAAGTGGAAGAAGGAGATAGTCGCTTCCTGGCTAATGAGATTTTGCAAGAG GATTACCGGCACCTTCCCAAAGCAGACATATTTGCCTTGGGATTAACAATTGCAGTGGCTGCAGGAGCAGAGTCATTGCCCACCAATGGTGCTGCATGGCACCATATCCGCAAGGGTAACTTTCCGGATGTTCCTCAGGAGCTCTCAGAAAGCTTTTCCAGTCTGCTCAAG AACATGATCCACCCTGATGCTGAACAGAGACCTTCTGCAGCAGCTCTGGCCAGAAATACAGTTCTCCGGCCTTCCCTGGGAAAAACAGAAGAGCTCCAACAGCAGCTGAATTTGGAAAAGTTCAAGACTGCCACACTGGAAAG GGAACTGAGAGAAGCCCAGCAGGCCCAGTCACCCCAGGGAGATACCCATCATGGTGACACTGGGGTCTCTGGGACCCACACAGGATCAAGAAGCACGAAACGCCTGGTGGGAGGAAAGAGTGCAAGGTCTTCAAGCTTTACCT CAGGAGAGCGTGAGCCTCTGcgttaa